A single genomic interval of Hydractinia symbiolongicarpus strain clone_291-10 chromosome 8, HSymV2.1, whole genome shotgun sequence harbors:
- the LOC130653737 gene encoding intraflagellar transport protein 172 homolog, giving the protein MSIMKYIKMHLKHLKTTVPPQDGAAKITAMAWAPNNNKMAIVSTDRVVVLFDENGEKRDKFATKPGDSKTGKKGYQVKGLAFSPDSTKIAIGQTDNIVFVYKIGEDWGDRKVICNKFLQQSAVTCLIWPPENQFIVFGLADGKVRAANLKTNKSQTVYGTGVHCVSICASPSGKGILSGHADGAIVRYIFEDDGSGLTQGQVVKHSCPPYALCWGSSIMAAGCDKRIIAYGKEGRILQNFDYSQDLDENEFTVAVTSPSGQSVVVGSYDRLRVFNWSPRRAAWEESKPKEIHNLYTISSLSWKRDGSKLIAGTLCGGVELFDCCLRRSVYKNKFEMTYVGLSQVIVKNLANGTRVILKSHYGYEIDEVKIMGKDRFLVAHTSDTLLVGDLNENKLSEVPWHDSGGNEKFFFENELVCMVFNAGELSLIEYGQNEVLATVRTEFMNPHLISVRLNERKLKEQDDNKKLAYLIDLKTICVMDLQTGMALANVPHDTKIDWLEMNETGRKLLFRDKKLRLYLADVATEMKTTISNYCSYVQWVPMSDVVVSQSRSDLCVWYNIDSPERVTMVPIKGDIVDLEKVDGKTNVVVQEGVQAINYTLDEGLIEFGTAIEDGDYVRAVSFLETLEMTPETEAMWKTLSKIAIENNQLFIAERCFAALGDVSRARYLHNVNDLIDEVSAVTSGDPTYHPAVRAKMAVFEKQFKLAESIYLEQGLVDEAMEMYQELHKWDESLAIAEAKRHPELDTLRSTYFQWLMKSGQEEKAGEVKETNGEYLEAINLYMKANLPARAARLALRIPSLSSDNDLLERIAAALLKGSFYDKAGELFEKTNSHQRALEAYRKGKAYRRAVEMARTSFPQDVIRLEEEWGDYLVAHKQLDAAINHYIEAGCSVKAIEAAIQARQWNKAVQIIELQDDEEMEKYYLILAKHYAHVQEYQAAERFYVRAGLPRAAVEMYTKANKYEAAHKLAVRCMNPEEVSSLYITQAEELESQGRFKEAERLYITVDEADLAINMYKRVKMFDQMIRLVHEFHEDLITDTHLHLAKELEVEGQYSTAEHHYIEAGDWKATINMYRSNELWEDAFRIAKQHGGAAIAKQVAYLWAKNLGGDSAIKLLQKLNLLEQCVEYAVDTTAFDFAFELSRTFSKEKLAGIYLKYAMFLEDEGKFKTAEEQFIKADRPKEAVLMYIHQADWDEAKRVAEEYDPESLVDVLVGQARVSFDNQEFADGETFLLRAQRPELCIKFYRDYDRWPDILRIAKEYLPHKLASFQDEYDRIATTSNSDKGAESLVTQARDWETRNEYNRAIDLYLRITTDMTTNKSLLEEVYTKAVELAVKFSKDRAISIAQEVCKRLLEVDMYETASDLYQAVKLYREAITACISGDMWAEARSIASDLAPKYEDYVEEKYVEYLKSKQMADKLIGVDVIAALDMYVEQQQWEKCIQEAEQQSYDVLTKYVALYAAHLIKEKDHVRALSLFVQHGAPPNSQNFNIYKRLVEDLVRQPGLDGAESYKVWSDLRTMLYNLCEGFTKQPTNPAVMEIFSKMLLISHYYAVRAAAKPHSSLEVICTKIAVSLLRYTDIIPCDKAFYEAGTACKTIGWENMAFVFLNRFLDLSEGIEEGSLDNMDNTDFLETDIPLEVPVPESQYLNEDQLEEVKEWVLAVSMDQKVEQILPVDERGCYEASLIAPNSDSLPCVISGYPVLRNKLEFKNEGKVANKDDWNKFAMTTKVSHSSECQDVLRFLTQWCGSSPNSTFSFM; this is encoded by the exons aaataCATAAAAATGCATTTGAAGCATCTGAAAACAACAGTACCTCCACAG gATGGTGCTGCCAAAATTACAGCCATGGCATGGGCTCCTAACAATAACAAGATGGCTATTGTATCAACAGATCGTGTTGTTGTATTATTTGATGAAAATGGTGAGAAACGAGACAAATTTGCCACCAAACCTGGTGATTCAAAG ACTGGAAAAAAAGGGTATCAAGTGAAAGGTCTTGCATTTTCACCTGATTCCACCAAGATTGCAATTGGACAAACTGACAACAtagtttttgtttacaaaataggAGAAGACTG GGGAGACAGAAAAGTCATATGTAATAAATTTTTACAACAG AGTGCAGTGACTTGTTTAATATGGCCACCAGAAAATCAGTTTATTGTTTTTGGTCTTGCAGATGGAAAg GTTCGAGCTGCTAATTTGAAAACCAACAAATCTCAAACTGTATATGGGACTGGTGTTCACTGTGTCTCCATTTGTGccag CCCTTCTGGAAAAGGAATATTGTCTGGTCATGCTGATGGAGCTATTGTTAGATATATTTTTGAAGACGATGGCTCAGGTTTGACACAG GGACAAGTAGTAAAGCATTCTTGTCCGCCTTATGCACTCTGCTGGGGGTCATCCATTATGGCTGCTGGTTGTGACAAAAGAATTATTGCATACGGGAAAGAAg GTCGAATTCTGCAGAACTTTGATTACTCACAAGACTTAGATGAAAACGAGTTCACTGTTGCAGTAACCAGTCCAAGCGGACAAAGTGTAGTGGTGGGAAGTTACGATAGGTTGAGAGTGTTTAACTGGAGTCCAAGGCGAGCTGCATGGGAAGAATCTAAGCCAAAAGAAATACATAATCTTTACACTATTAGTTCTTTATCCTGGAAAAGAGATGGATCTAAACTTATTGCT GGAACTTTGTGTGGTGGTGTTGAGCTATTTGACTGCTGCCTCCGAAGATcggtttacaaaaataaatttgaaatgaCATACGTTGGTTTAAGCCag GTTATTGTTAAAAATCTGGCAAATGGAACAAGAGTGATTTTAAAATCACATTATGGTTATGAG ATTGATGAGGTGAAGATAATGGGTAAAGATAGATTCTTGGTTGCGCATACATCAGACACTCTTTTAGTTGGagatttaaatgaaaacaaattgagTGAa GTTCCATGGCATGATTCCGGTGGAAATGAAAAGTTTTTCTTTGAAAATGAATTG GTTTGTATGGTATTCAACGCAGGCGAATTATCACTGATTGAGTATGGACAGAATGAAGTGCTGGCTACTGTAAGAACTGAGTTCATGAATCCACACTTAATAAG TGTTCGACTTAACGAACGAAAATTAAAAGAGCAAGATGACAACAAGAAATTAGCCTACCTGATCGATTTAAAGACGATATGCGTCA TGGATTTACAAACTGGTATGGCGTTGGCAAATGTTCCACATGACACGAAAATTGATTGGTTGGAA atGAATGAAACAGGCAGAAAATTGTTGTTTCGGGACAAAAAATTGAGA TTGTATCTTGCAGATGTTGCGAcagaaatgaaaacaacaaTTTCAAATTACTGCTCTTATGTGCAG TGGGTTCCAATGAGTGATGTTGTGGTTTCTCAAAGCAGAAGTGATCTATGTGTTTGGTATAATATCGATTCTCCAGAACGTGTGACCATGGTGCCCATCAAG ggcGACATTGTCGATTTGGAGAAAGTTGATGGAAAAACCAACGTTGTAGTTCAAGAAGGTGTACAAGCTATAAATTATACGTTAGACGAAGGCCTAATTGAGTTTGGTACTGCCATAGAAGATGGCGATTACGTAAG AGCTGTATCATTTCTTGAAACTTTGGAAATGACTCCAGAAACAGAAGCTATGTGGAAAACGTTAAGCAAGATTGCCATTGAAAACAATCAACTCTTCATAGCAGAAAG ATGTTTTGCAGCTTTAGGAGACGTCTCACGTGCAAGATATCTTCACAATGTCAATGATTTAATAGATGAAGTGTCGGCTGTAACGAGTGGCGATCCTACCTATCACCCTGCGGTGCGTGCAAAGATGGCTGTGTTTGAGAAGCAGTTCAAGTTAGCTGAAAGTATTTACTTGGAGCAAGGTTTAGTTGATGAAGCAATGGAAATGTATCAAGAACTTCACAAATGGGATGAGTCGTTGGCGATAGCTGAAGCTAAG CGGCACCCTGAATTGGACACACTTCGCAGTACATATTTTCAATGGTTGATGAAGTCTGGTCAAGAGGAGAAAGCAGGAGAG GTGAAAGAAACCAATGGTGAATACCTTGAAGCAATCAATCTTTACATGAAAGCCAACCTACCAGCAAGAGCAGCACGGTTAGCTCTGCGAATTCCA AGTCTTTCATCTGATAATGATTTATTGGAACGGATAGCTGCTGCGTTATTAAAAGGATCTTTTTACGATAAG GCTGGTGAGTTGTTCGAGAAAACAAATTCGCATCAACGTGCACTTGAAGCTTATCGAAAGGGTAAAGCGTATCGTCGAGCAGTTGAAATGGCTCGTACTTCATTCCCTCAAGACGTAATCCGATTAGAAGAAGAGTGGGGTGATTACCTGGTTGCACACAAACAACTAGACGCAGCTATAAATCACTATATTGAAGCTGG ATGTTCTGTGAAGGCGATTGAAGCAGCCATACAAGCACGTCAATGGAACAAAGCTGTCCAAATTATTGAGCTGCAAGATGACGAGGAGATGGAAAA ATATTATCTTATTCTCGCTAAGCATTACGCTCATGTTCAAGAATACCAG GCTGCGGAAAGATTTTATGTTCGTGCTGGTTTACCAAGAGCTGCGGTGGAGATGTACACAAAAGCAAATAAATATGAAGCTGCTCATAAG CTTGCCGTCCGATGCATGAACCCTGAGGAAGTCTCTAGTCTATATATTACTCAAGCTGAAGAATTGGAATCACAAGGGAGATTTAAAGAAGCAGAAAG ACTGTATATTACTGTTGATGAAGCTGACCTTGCTATAAACATGTACAAGCGTGTCAAAATG TTTGATCAAATGATTCGACTTGTTCATGAATTTCATGAAGATCTCATCACCGATACACATCTACATCTAGCTAAG GAGCTGGAAGTAGAAGGCCAGTACAGTACAGCTGAACATCACTATATCGAAGCAGGCGATTGGAAAGCAACTATTAATATGTACAGAAGCAATGAATTATGGGAAGATGCTTTCAGG ATTGCAAAGCAACATGGAGGAGCAGCCATAGCTAAGCAAGTGGCGTACTTGTGGGCGAAGAACTTGGGCGGTGATTCTGCTATAAAACTTTTGCAGAAACTTAACTTGTTGGAACAGTGTGTGGAATATGCTGTTGATACAAC gGCATTTGATTTTGCATTCGAGTTGTCGCGAACGTTTAGCAAAGAAAAGTTAGCTGGAATCTACTTAAAATACGCCATGTTTCTTGAAGATGAAGGAAAGTTTAAAACTGCAGAGGAACAATTCATAAAAGCAGATAGACCCAAAGAAGCTGTACTTAt GTATATCCATCAAGCAGATTGGGATGAAGCTAAAAGAGTTGCTGAAGAATACGATCCCGAAAGTTTGGTTGACGTGTTAGTTGGACAG GCGCGTGTTTCGTTCGATAATCAAGAATTTGCTGATGGAGAAACCTTCTTGCTTCGTGCACAGCGACCTGAACTTTGTATAAAGTTTTATAGG GACTACGACCGATGGCCTGATATTCTTCGAATTGCCAAGGAGTACCTACCTCACAAG cttGCTAGTTTCCAAGATGAATATGATCGTATTGCAACAACGAGTAACAGTGACAA AGGAGCGGAATCTTTGGTGACACAAGCACGTGACTGGGAGACAAGAAATGAATACAATCGCGCTATTGATTTGTACTTGCGCATCACAACTGATATGACTACAAATAAATCGTTGCTAGAAGAAGTGTATACAAAAGCTGTTGAGTTGGCAGTCAAATTTTCTAAAGATCGCGCGATCAGTATTGCTCAAGAAGTCTGTAAACGTCTCCTGGAGGTTGATATGTATGAAACG GCTTCAGATTTGTACCAAGCCGTGAAGTTGTACCGCGAAGCTATTACAGCGTGTATTTCAGGAGATATGTGGGCTGAGGCTCGTTCAATTGCATCCGATTTGGCGCCGAA GTATGAGGACTATGTGGAAGAGAAATACGTCGAATACTTAAAGAGTAAACAAATGGCGGACAAG TTGATTGGTGTGGATGTGATAGCAGCTCTAGATATGTATGTCGAGCAGCAACAATGGGAGAAATGTATTCAAGAAGCAGAACAGCAAAGTTATGATGTGCTAACCAAGTATGTAGCCCTTTATGCTGCAcatttaataaaagaaaaagatcaTGTCCGTGCCTTGTCCTTATTTGTTCAACATGGAGCTCCACCAAACTCACAG aactttAACATCTATAAACGATTAGTAGAAGATTTGGTTCGACAGCCAGGTTTAGATGGTGCTGAGTCATATAAAGTGTGGTCAGACTTACGAACAATGCTTTACAACCTT TGCGAGGGATTTACAAAACAACCAACGAATCCTGCCGTCATGGAGATTTTCTCCAAGATGTTACTTATTTCACATTATTATGCAGTCAGAGCTGCTGCGAAACCTCACAGTTCATTG gaAGTGATTTGTACGAAGATAGCAGTTTCATTACTTCGATATACGGATATTATTCCATGCGATAAAGCATTTTATGAAGCAGGCACAGCATGTAAG acAATTGGCTGGGAGAACATGGCGTTTGTCTTCCTGAACAGGTTTTTGGATTTGAGTGAA ggCATCGAAGAAGGCAGTTTGGATAACATGGATAATACAGATTTTCTTGAAACTGATATTCCATTGGAGGTTCCCGTTCCAGAATCTCAATACCTCAAC gAAGATCAACTTGAGGAAGTAAAAGAGTGGGTGTTAGCTGTGTCAATGGATCAGAAAGTGGAACAAATATTACCTGTTGACGAGCGTGGTTGCTACGAAGCTTCCTTGATAGCTCCAAACTCAGATTCTTTACCTTGCGTCATATCTG GATATCCTGTTTTGAGAAACAAGcttgaatttaaaaatgaaggAAAGGTTGCAAATAAAGATGACTGGAACAAATTTGCCATGACTACAAAg gttTCCCATAGTTCAGAATGTCAAGATGTCCTCAGGTTCCTAACACAATGGTGTGGTTCTTCACCAAATTCAACTTTCTCATTCATGTGA